One window from the genome of Paraneptunicella aestuarii encodes:
- a CDS encoding FHA domain-containing protein, with product MAFLSDKNDSLIYLSSLHTIGRIPRSVDTLIESPEVSRYHAAIEWNDGRWHLRDLSLNGTWLNHIRVNKDQPYPLKKGDQLQFGHPQNEIFLVKDVQPPMDALFPESIIHKAESHVIFLHSYHLLPSEQSPEIAIFKKQGLWYIDELHSSHHSSRELQNKEFVILNGQQWQLRLATGDAPTVELDYSPCSLDELSLTFYLSQDEESTKLLIDCHSEQHNLRSLSHHYMTLNLARIRAQDALNGIDLSEQGWVYTEQLANILGLDENHLNIQIHRARKQFYDTFGSSQDPADFIQRRPGKIRLGCTSFKIYKGSTLECALDALSNQMNVKHG from the coding sequence ATGGCTTTTTTATCGGACAAAAACGACAGCCTGATTTACCTGTCCAGCCTTCATACCATTGGTCGTATTCCAAGATCTGTCGACACATTGATAGAGAGCCCCGAAGTATCTCGATACCATGCCGCTATAGAATGGAATGACGGTCGCTGGCATTTGCGAGATCTGAGTTTAAATGGCACCTGGCTAAACCATATTCGAGTCAATAAAGATCAACCCTACCCATTGAAAAAAGGTGATCAATTGCAGTTTGGACATCCTCAAAACGAAATATTTCTGGTTAAGGATGTACAACCCCCGATGGATGCCCTATTTCCAGAGTCGATTATTCACAAAGCAGAAAGTCATGTTATCTTTTTGCATTCCTATCATCTGTTGCCCAGTGAACAATCTCCAGAAATTGCCATCTTTAAAAAACAGGGGTTGTGGTATATCGATGAACTTCATTCATCACATCATTCCTCTCGAGAATTGCAGAATAAGGAATTTGTCATACTGAATGGGCAACAATGGCAACTACGTCTGGCGACAGGTGACGCCCCCACAGTTGAACTGGATTACAGCCCGTGTTCACTGGATGAGTTGTCACTCACCTTTTACCTTAGTCAGGACGAGGAGAGCACCAAATTACTCATTGATTGCCATAGTGAACAACATAACTTACGCTCGTTAAGTCATCATTATATGACTTTAAATTTGGCACGAATTCGAGCACAAGATGCCCTCAATGGTATAGACTTAAGCGAACAGGGTTGGGTGTATACCGAGCAATTAGCCAATATTCTGGGGCTGGATGAGAATCACCTGAACATTCAGATCCATCGCGCCAGAAAGCAATTTTACGACACCTTTGGTAGTTCTCAGGATCCCGCTGATTTTATTCAACGTCGTCCTGGAAAAATTCGCTTGGGATGCACTTCTTTCAAAATATACAAGGGTAGCACCTTGGAATGTGCTCTTGATGCATTGAGTAATCAGATGAATGTTAAACACGGCTGA
- a CDS encoding efflux RND transporter permease subunit — translation MKKNVMDIFVTRPVLSIVICIVLCFSGLQAIRGIPILQFPKIESSSLVITTVYTGASAEVIKGYISEPIERVAVTVPGVEFVDSSSQAGLSTVTAWLKLNEDSTRAVAELNARLSEVGFELPKEAEDPVISVSRADRPHAVFYLNVITQDIPLPNITDYLSRQVTPLLNNIPGVQKALIEGSRVPAMRVWLDSERMNIFNVSAQEVYKALETNNVISTLGYTETGQQRIDLVSNTQLSTATDFKELIVKSVDDHNIYLRDIARVERAFEEPTLTARHSLDNTVYISVWPLPGANEIAIGDALYDVVGKINPTLKHGIKLNFAYDGTQYMRDALKEIFKTLFETILLVGVVVLFMMGSFKSALVPLVTIPISILGAVAGIYVMGFSLNLLTVLAIVLSVGLVVDDAIVVVENVSRHMREGAKPIEAALRSSRQLLVPIISMTLTLSMVYTPIGFLAGLTGALLKEFAFTLALAVFISGVVAITLSPVMSAYVSPEGGREGRLTKWVNNVFYAIQVRYTNGLQRSFGWSWQIMFMALAFSLLTVPFYLQSDKELAPVEDQNFINVLVQSPPESSLAYNEKYMYPIVEELLKTDGTFQMWQNIYVNGGFGGLEFVKPYNRDHSVMDKLPEVYGKLVQTPELNLLPLLPSPLPTAGNFDVEFIVKSSDTHADMKKYADQLVGAAFQSGEFLYADTDLKIDLPQIEINLDRGKIADLGMTITDVSSQLGIYLSSNYVNRFDSDGKAYRVIPIADNSIRNHPEKILSLNIKAPNGTLLPLSAVASIDWITVPRQLATFGQQNAFRIFGGVLPGSTKERALAALEKAAHDILPEYYNIDYAGESRDLRKDGNSLLGVLVISLLIMYLLLAVQFNSFRDPLVVLLGSVPLAMSGALLLSFIELTTMNIYSQIGLITLVGLVAKNGILIVEFANHLQEAGKSKLEAVQEAAATRLRPILMTTAATVFGHLPLVMVTGAGAMARNSIGIILVAGIIIGTLFTLFVLPVFYMKFAETREAKPEVMAEEAEPVQAPSKPAPQFVVP, via the coding sequence ATGAAAAAGAATGTAATGGACATCTTTGTTACGCGTCCAGTTCTGTCGATCGTTATTTGTATTGTTCTGTGCTTTTCAGGATTACAAGCTATTCGTGGCATCCCCATTCTGCAATTTCCTAAAATTGAAAGCTCGTCTTTGGTGATCACGACGGTTTATACCGGCGCATCGGCAGAAGTCATTAAGGGCTATATCAGCGAGCCTATTGAGCGCGTTGCTGTTACCGTTCCGGGTGTTGAGTTTGTTGATTCCAGCAGCCAGGCGGGTTTAAGCACAGTTACAGCATGGTTAAAGCTGAATGAAGACAGCACGCGCGCCGTTGCAGAGCTAAATGCACGGCTCAGTGAAGTGGGCTTTGAATTACCGAAAGAAGCCGAAGATCCGGTCATTTCGGTTAGCCGTGCTGACCGCCCTCATGCGGTTTTCTATCTGAACGTGATTACTCAGGACATTCCACTGCCCAATATCACGGATTACCTGTCTCGTCAGGTCACGCCACTATTGAACAATATTCCCGGCGTTCAAAAGGCATTGATTGAAGGTAGTCGTGTTCCGGCCATGCGCGTTTGGCTCGATTCTGAGCGTATGAATATCTTTAATGTCAGCGCTCAGGAAGTGTATAAAGCGCTGGAAACCAACAACGTGATTTCTACCTTGGGTTACACAGAAACCGGGCAACAGCGTATTGATTTGGTCTCCAACACTCAACTTTCTACCGCGACCGATTTTAAAGAACTGATCGTAAAAAGCGTGGATGATCACAACATCTATTTACGCGATATTGCGCGCGTTGAACGTGCCTTTGAAGAGCCTACACTGACCGCTCGCCACAGCTTGGATAACACGGTTTATATTTCGGTTTGGCCGCTTCCGGGGGCGAACGAAATTGCTATCGGTGACGCACTGTATGACGTAGTCGGTAAAATCAATCCAACCCTTAAGCATGGCATAAAACTGAACTTCGCCTACGACGGCACCCAGTATATGCGTGACGCACTAAAAGAGATCTTCAAAACCCTGTTCGAGACCATCTTGTTAGTAGGTGTCGTTGTACTCTTTATGATGGGGTCATTTAAATCCGCATTAGTGCCGTTGGTCACTATTCCTATTTCCATTCTGGGTGCGGTAGCAGGTATTTATGTAATGGGCTTCTCGCTCAACCTGTTAACGGTTCTCGCTATTGTATTGTCGGTAGGTTTGGTGGTTGATGATGCCATCGTCGTGGTTGAAAACGTGTCTCGCCACATGCGTGAAGGCGCAAAACCGATTGAAGCTGCGCTCAGAAGTAGTCGCCAGTTACTCGTGCCTATTATTTCCATGACATTGACCTTGTCGATGGTATACACCCCAATTGGCTTCCTGGCAGGTTTGACCGGTGCTCTACTGAAAGAATTCGCCTTTACTCTGGCACTAGCCGTATTTATTTCCGGTGTTGTAGCCATTACTCTCTCTCCGGTTATGAGTGCCTATGTGTCTCCTGAAGGTGGGCGAGAAGGTCGCTTAACCAAATGGGTTAACAATGTGTTTTATGCCATTCAAGTCCGCTACACCAATGGCTTACAGCGTTCCTTTGGCTGGAGCTGGCAGATCATGTTTATGGCGCTGGCATTCAGTTTGTTAACTGTTCCTTTCTACTTGCAGTCAGACAAGGAATTAGCGCCGGTTGAAGACCAAAACTTCATTAACGTGTTAGTTCAATCTCCGCCTGAATCGTCTTTGGCGTATAACGAAAAATACATGTATCCCATCGTGGAAGAGTTGCTAAAAACCGACGGCACTTTCCAGATGTGGCAAAACATTTATGTTAACGGTGGATTCGGTGGCTTGGAATTTGTTAAACCCTACAACCGGGATCATAGTGTCATGGACAAGCTGCCGGAGGTGTATGGCAAATTGGTTCAAACTCCTGAATTGAACTTGTTACCCTTGTTGCCTTCTCCGCTGCCGACCGCAGGTAACTTCGACGTGGAATTCATTGTGAAATCTTCTGATACTCACGCCGACATGAAGAAATACGCCGACCAGTTGGTAGGAGCAGCCTTCCAAAGTGGCGAATTCCTGTATGCCGATACCGACCTGAAAATCGACTTGCCGCAAATTGAGATTAATCTGGATCGCGGCAAAATCGCCGACCTTGGCATGACCATTACCGACGTGAGTAGCCAGCTTGGTATCTACCTGTCGAGCAACTACGTCAATCGCTTTGACTCAGATGGTAAAGCCTATCGCGTTATTCCAATTGCCGACAATTCCATTCGCAATCATCCGGAAAAGATCTTGTCGCTCAACATCAAAGCACCGAATGGCACCTTGTTGCCATTATCAGCCGTGGCTTCGATTGACTGGATCACCGTTCCTCGCCAACTTGCCACCTTTGGTCAGCAAAATGCTTTCCGTATTTTCGGTGGTGTGTTACCCGGTTCAACCAAAGAACGCGCTTTGGCAGCACTGGAAAAAGCGGCGCATGACATCTTGCCGGAATACTACAACATCGACTATGCCGGTGAGTCTCGCGACTTGCGCAAAGACGGTAATAGCTTGTTAGGCGTGTTGGTAATTTCACTATTGATTATGTACTTGCTGCTAGCAGTTCAATTCAATAGCTTTAGAGACCCATTAGTGGTGTTACTGGGCAGCGTGCCACTGGCTATGTCTGGCGCACTGTTGTTGTCTTTCATTGAACTGACAACCATGAACATCTACTCACAAATTGGTTTGATCACGCTCGTCGGCCTGGTCGCCAAAAACGGAATTCTGATCGTGGAGTTTGCCAATCATCTGCAAGAAGCAGGTAAGAGCAAACTTGAAGCGGTTCAGGAAGCAGCTGCGACTCGTTTGCGCCCTATCCTCATGACTACGGCGGCGACAGTGTTCGGTCACTTGCCATTGGTGATGGTAACGGGAGCAGGCGCAATGGCGCGTAACAGCATTGGTATCATCCTTGTGGCTGGTATCATCATTGGAACACTATTTACTCTGTTTGTGTTGCCTGTGTTCTATATGAAATTTGCTGAAACTCGCGAAGCCAAACCTGAGGTTATGGCTGAAGAAGCAGAACCCGTGCAGGCTCCTTCCAAACCTGCACCGCAATTTGTTGTACCTTAA
- the pnp gene encoding polyribonucleotide nucleotidyltransferase, with protein MTPITKTFQYGKHTVTLETGVIARQATAAVMASMDDTAVLVSVVGKKEAKADQDFFPLTVNYQEKAYAAGKIPGGFFKREGRPSEGETLIARLIDRPIRPLFPDGFKNEVQIIITVVSANPEIPTDIISMIGTSAALAISGIPFNGPLGAARVGYMDGQYVLNTLNSEQEKSQLDLVVAGTENAVLMVESEADVLSEEVMLGAVMFGHQEMQTVINAVTEFAQQVGTPTWDWQPEAENVDLKTKIKDLIEADMVAAYQISDKMARKDAVEAATEKAVAAILEQDAEQDEKEVRTLAHDLESDVVRSRILAGEPRIDGRDPQMIRALDVGTGILPRTHGSALFTRGETQALVAVTLGNERDAQMIDELGGVSSSRFMLHYNFPPYCVGETGMVGSPKRREIGHGRLAKRGIQAVMPAHSDFPYVVRVVSEITESNGSSSMASVCGTSLALMDAGVPIKASVAGIAMGLVKGEDNFVVLSDILGDEDHLGDMDFKVAGTTNGITALQMDIKIEGITKEIMQIALKQAKEARLHILGVMDQAIQGHREELSEFAPRIYTLKIDQDKIREVIGKGGATIRSITEESECNIEIEDDGTVKVYATDLSRAEKAIGMIEAITADLEVGKTYHGKVTRIVDFGAFVEVLPGKEGLVHISQIAHERVNKVSDYLQEGQMVDVKVMEIDRQNRVRLSMKELLEKPQSEKPAGDAE; from the coding sequence GTGACTCCTATTACTAAGACTTTCCAGTATGGTAAGCATACTGTCACCCTGGAAACAGGCGTAATCGCTCGTCAGGCTACTGCCGCTGTAATGGCAAGCATGGACGATACTGCTGTACTTGTTAGTGTTGTTGGCAAAAAAGAAGCAAAAGCCGATCAGGACTTCTTCCCGTTAACAGTTAACTATCAGGAAAAAGCATACGCAGCAGGTAAAATTCCAGGTGGTTTCTTTAAGAGAGAAGGAAGACCATCAGAGGGTGAAACCCTTATTGCTCGTTTGATTGACCGTCCGATTCGTCCACTTTTCCCGGATGGCTTTAAAAACGAAGTACAAATTATTATTACGGTTGTTTCAGCTAACCCTGAAATCCCGACAGATATCATTTCAATGATCGGCACTTCTGCCGCTCTTGCTATCTCTGGTATTCCATTTAACGGCCCACTCGGTGCGGCGCGTGTTGGTTATATGGACGGCCAGTATGTATTGAATACCTTGAACTCTGAGCAAGAAAAGAGTCAATTGGATTTGGTTGTTGCCGGTACTGAAAATGCAGTATTGATGGTTGAATCAGAAGCCGACGTATTATCTGAAGAGGTAATGTTGGGTGCTGTGATGTTCGGTCATCAGGAAATGCAAACTGTAATCAACGCAGTGACTGAATTTGCTCAGCAAGTCGGTACGCCTACATGGGACTGGCAGCCAGAAGCTGAAAACGTTGATTTAAAAACCAAGATCAAAGACTTGATCGAAGCAGACATGGTTGCTGCATATCAAATCTCTGACAAGATGGCTCGTAAAGACGCGGTTGAAGCGGCGACTGAAAAAGCAGTAGCAGCCATTCTTGAGCAAGACGCAGAACAGGACGAAAAAGAAGTGCGTACATTGGCGCATGACCTGGAAAGTGACGTTGTTCGTTCTCGCATTTTGGCGGGTGAACCTCGTATCGACGGTCGTGACCCTCAAATGATTCGTGCTTTGGATGTTGGCACTGGCATTTTGCCAAGAACTCACGGTTCTGCATTGTTCACTCGTGGTGAAACTCAGGCGTTGGTTGCGGTTACTTTGGGTAACGAGCGTGACGCACAGATGATCGACGAACTGGGCGGTGTAAGTAGCAGCCGTTTCATGTTGCACTACAACTTCCCTCCGTACTGTGTAGGTGAAACTGGCATGGTGGGTTCACCAAAACGTCGTGAAATTGGTCACGGTCGTTTGGCCAAGCGTGGTATTCAAGCGGTAATGCCTGCGCACTCTGATTTCCCATACGTAGTTCGTGTTGTATCTGAAATTACAGAATCAAATGGTTCGTCTTCAATGGCATCTGTTTGTGGTACTTCATTGGCATTGATGGATGCGGGTGTACCGATTAAAGCGTCTGTTGCGGGTATTGCGATGGGCTTGGTGAAAGGCGAAGATAACTTTGTGGTTCTTTCTGACATTCTGGGTGATGAAGATCACTTGGGTGACATGGACTTTAAAGTAGCAGGTACGACTAACGGTATTACTGCACTGCAAATGGACATCAAGATCGAAGGTATCACCAAAGAGATCATGCAGATCGCTCTGAAACAAGCTAAAGAAGCACGTTTGCACATTCTGGGTGTCATGGATCAAGCGATTCAGGGGCACCGTGAAGAGTTGTCTGAATTTGCTCCTCGTATCTATACTTTGAAAATCGATCAAGACAAGATCCGTGAAGTTATCGGTAAAGGCGGTGCAACTATCCGTTCAATTACTGAAGAGTCTGAGTGTAATATCGAGATCGAAGACGACGGTACAGTTAAAGTGTACGCCACTGACTTGTCTCGTGCAGAAAAAGCGATTGGCATGATCGAAGCCATTACTGCGGATCTGGAAGTAGGCAAAACTTACCATGGTAAAGTGACGCGTATCGTTGATTTCGGTGCATTTGTTGAAGTATTGCCGGGCAAAGAAGGCTTGGTTCACATTTCACAAATCGCTCATGAGCGCGTAAACAAGGTTTCTGACTACTTGCAAGAAGGCCAAATGGTTGACGTGAAAGTAATGGAAATCGACCGTCAAAACCGTGTTCGCTTGAGCATGAAAGAATTGCTTGAAAAACCACAGTCTGAAAAACCTGCGGGTGACGCTGAATAA
- a CDS encoding type II toxin-antitoxin system RelE/ParE family toxin: MNIRFTQDTVDDLIRLREFIGVKNPLAANRIANELKTGINKLVTFPELGLKVEQALEPEKIRDLFIGEYTIRYLISKAEIVILRLWHDKENARNG, encoded by the coding sequence ATGAATATTCGATTTACACAGGATACCGTAGACGATTTGATCAGGTTAAGGGAATTTATCGGAGTCAAGAATCCATTGGCTGCGAACAGAATCGCAAACGAACTAAAAACCGGAATCAATAAGCTGGTTACTTTTCCTGAGCTGGGTTTAAAGGTGGAACAAGCTCTGGAGCCTGAAAAAATTCGTGACTTATTTATTGGTGAGTACACGATTCGCTATCTGATTAGCAAAGCCGAAATCGTGATTTTGCGTTTATGGCATGATAAAGAAAATGCTCGCAATGGGTGA
- the nlpI gene encoding lipoprotein NlpI, producing the protein MSRVIKLFALITVLALSGCSSMSNSSNYERQMGNLLLPEPSPISAREQMKLMRLNQILNMQEMSAEQRAELLYIRGEVYDSFGLWGLAMNDFNTALEHKPDLAEVYNYLGIHYTQEQNFIQAFDAFDSTLDIDPEHSFAYLNRGIALYYAGRQKLAVEDLETFLKHREDDPYRVIWLFLAEREVDEKAALVHLAENRKHIQESEWAKHLVDLYLGEIDEIGVLNLLMESVTNQEMLTERLCEAYFYLGKYHMYNNRPNVASNYFRLALTTNVYNFVEHRYARLELDLMRKKTYEGH; encoded by the coding sequence ATGTCTCGAGTTATTAAGTTATTCGCATTAATCACCGTACTGGCTCTGTCAGGGTGTAGTTCAATGTCGAATTCCAGTAATTACGAGAGACAAATGGGCAACTTGTTACTGCCTGAGCCCAGCCCGATCAGTGCTCGTGAGCAAATGAAACTGATGCGCTTAAATCAGATCCTGAACATGCAGGAAATGAGCGCAGAACAACGTGCTGAGTTACTCTATATTCGTGGTGAGGTATACGATAGTTTTGGGTTGTGGGGGCTGGCAATGAATGATTTCAATACCGCCTTGGAACATAAACCGGATTTGGCGGAAGTCTATAACTATCTGGGTATTCATTACACTCAGGAACAAAATTTCATTCAGGCTTTTGATGCCTTCGATTCAACACTGGATATCGACCCTGAGCATAGCTTTGCTTATTTAAACCGTGGTATTGCTCTTTATTATGCCGGGCGTCAAAAGCTGGCGGTTGAGGATCTGGAAACCTTTTTAAAACACCGCGAAGACGATCCTTACCGTGTTATCTGGTTGTTCCTCGCTGAGCGTGAAGTCGATGAAAAAGCGGCCTTGGTGCATTTGGCTGAAAACCGCAAGCATATTCAAGAATCCGAGTGGGCGAAGCATCTGGTTGATTTATATCTGGGTGAAATTGATGAGATTGGCGTGCTCAACCTGCTGATGGAAAGCGTTACTAATCAGGAAATGTTGACTGAACGTTTGTGTGAGGCTTATTTCTATCTGGGTAAATATCACATGTACAACAATCGCCCCAATGTTGCCTCTAACTATTTCCGTTTGGCGTTAACCACCAATGTATACAATTTCGTCGAACACCGTTATGCGCGTTTAGAACTGGATTTGATGCGCAAGAAAACCTATGAAGGCCATTAG
- a CDS encoding DUF1244 domain-containing protein → MTPEQIQQIEAGAFRRLLKHLDNNKDVQNIDLMIVADFCRNCLSKWYMAEAKEIGVDIDYDAAREAVYGMPYSEWKANHQAEATPEQMAAFEARQAAGKSS, encoded by the coding sequence ATGACTCCAGAACAAATCCAACAAATCGAAGCCGGCGCTTTTCGCCGCTTGCTAAAGCATTTAGACAACAATAAAGACGTACAGAACATCGACCTGATGATCGTCGCTGATTTTTGCCGTAACTGCTTATCTAAATGGTATATGGCGGAAGCGAAAGAAATTGGTGTTGATATCGACTATGACGCAGCCCGTGAAGCTGTGTATGGTATGCCTTATAGCGAGTGGAAAGCCAACCACCAAGCTGAAGCAACACCAGAACAAATGGCTGCCTTTGAAGCTCGCCAAGCGGCTGGAAAATCGTCATAA
- a CDS encoding MmcQ/YjbR family DNA-binding protein: MQFEQLKEYLLAKPETTMDFPFGPDVNVFKVKGKMYALVGWTEGKMNINLKCEPDEGAALRDIFFSIKPGYHMNKKHWITIYFDEDKYGPVPPLGELHRLIDNSFRLVVSKMSKSEQRSIRVHE; the protein is encoded by the coding sequence ATGCAGTTTGAACAATTAAAAGAATATTTGTTGGCAAAGCCGGAAACTACGATGGATTTCCCCTTTGGGCCTGACGTTAATGTATTCAAAGTGAAAGGCAAAATGTACGCCTTAGTGGGCTGGACTGAAGGAAAGATGAATATCAATTTGAAATGTGAGCCTGATGAGGGCGCAGCATTGCGTGATATCTTCTTTTCGATCAAGCCTGGCTACCATATGAACAAAAAACACTGGATCACCATCTACTTCGACGAAGACAAGTACGGCCCAGTCCCTCCATTGGGGGAATTGCATCGCTTAATTGATAACTCGTTTCGTTTGGTTGTGTCGAAAATGTCCAAAAGCGAACAACGCTCAATTCGAGTACATGAATAA
- a CDS encoding CopG family ribbon-helix-helix protein, translated as MRISKDIETPLNELAEKLDRSKSYLINQAIKDYLARQAMADSRWQDTLAALKSVEDNRLVEGDKAFQWMESWGSENEGSPPKV; from the coding sequence GTGAGAATTTCAAAGGACATTGAAACACCGCTAAATGAATTAGCTGAAAAGCTGGATAGAAGTAAAAGCTATTTAATTAACCAAGCGATTAAAGATTATTTAGCAAGACAGGCTATGGCTGATTCTCGTTGGCAAGATACGTTGGCTGCGTTGAAGTCTGTCGAAGATAATCGTCTGGTTGAAGGGGATAAGGCTTTTCAATGGATGGAAAGCTGGGGAAGTGAAAACGAGGGAAGCCCGCCGAAAGTATGA
- a CDS encoding SEL1-like repeat protein encodes MGLLLQHLKQYRKLLLYFIIMLFALGKVPASTILYLPYLNHLAQAGIEVEQNWFKAAALGDTQATESLIKHATQHRQLYWLTLLAERDNAEAQYQLAMMTDDKHLRRTMLHSAAEKNHLEALFEIGQSSRDSASKIQAFSRAAGLEHKPSQYALYQWYWLQGEYEQALPWLALYAEQHGESALILARYLWKMKRYDESKQWFLRAEHLGEQNAKQYQRLIRDYWRKPLKVVQPPVPASLEYCAVRLQFLATGLESMRQAEHFKHRFHQDKRLASLPICINQPLWMNNKQLPCQHHAINRNRITCEVGQLANYFKPQDFSHIVIFTEQGKANVNNGIMYLDLADQYSVFVHELAHFAGFVDEYPLSEKLAEHICVPDADHPNILVQVPDNDSAQSKPVSDEMTENGVPQDVETQEQDSGSKTPNLAYWQQFGEDLSLTRARTCNNHVNKAYKLSGRLTFMEFHDQEYIPPLYLKVWRQRLQSPGYLVPASLNIAHALEDQGDFSRAEIWRQHFIQFRQQGLQ; translated from the coding sequence ATGGGTCTACTCCTCCAGCATCTTAAACAATATCGCAAACTACTGCTGTATTTCATTATTATGCTTTTTGCGCTGGGCAAAGTTCCGGCGAGTACAATCCTCTATCTGCCATACCTCAATCATCTTGCCCAAGCTGGCATTGAGGTTGAGCAAAATTGGTTTAAAGCCGCCGCATTAGGCGACACTCAGGCAACAGAATCCCTAATAAAACACGCTACTCAGCATCGCCAATTGTACTGGTTAACCTTGCTTGCTGAACGCGATAATGCGGAAGCTCAATACCAGCTGGCAATGATGACAGATGACAAACACCTGCGTCGTACCATGTTGCATAGCGCTGCGGAAAAAAATCATCTGGAAGCCTTGTTTGAAATTGGCCAAAGTAGTCGAGACTCTGCTTCTAAAATTCAAGCTTTTAGTCGTGCAGCGGGTTTGGAACATAAGCCTTCGCAATATGCCTTGTATCAATGGTACTGGTTACAGGGAGAATACGAGCAGGCTCTGCCCTGGTTGGCTTTATATGCAGAACAGCATGGTGAAAGTGCCCTTATTCTGGCGCGTTATTTATGGAAGATGAAGCGTTACGATGAATCCAAACAGTGGTTTTTGCGCGCTGAGCATTTAGGAGAACAAAATGCCAAACAATATCAACGGTTGATTCGGGATTACTGGCGTAAACCTTTGAAGGTTGTTCAACCTCCCGTTCCTGCCAGCCTGGAATATTGTGCGGTTCGCTTACAGTTTTTGGCGACAGGATTGGAATCCATGCGCCAAGCGGAACATTTTAAACATCGTTTTCATCAAGATAAGCGACTGGCGTCGTTACCGATTTGTATCAATCAGCCTCTCTGGATGAACAATAAACAGCTGCCTTGTCAACATCACGCTATCAATCGTAATCGTATTACCTGCGAAGTGGGGCAACTGGCTAACTACTTTAAACCGCAGGACTTCTCACATATCGTGATCTTTACCGAACAAGGGAAAGCCAATGTCAATAACGGCATTATGTACCTTGATCTGGCTGATCAATACTCGGTGTTTGTTCATGAGCTGGCACATTTTGCCGGATTTGTGGATGAATATCCTTTATCTGAAAAGTTAGCCGAACATATTTGTGTGCCCGATGCCGACCATCCAAATATCCTGGTGCAAGTGCCTGATAATGATAGTGCTCAATCTAAACCTGTGTCTGATGAGATGACGGAGAACGGTGTTCCTCAAGATGTTGAAACTCAGGAGCAAGATTCAGGTTCGAAAACGCCAAATCTGGCTTATTGGCAACAATTTGGTGAAGACCTGTCACTGACACGAGCCCGCACTTGTAATAACCACGTCAATAAAGCCTACAAGTTGTCTGGTCGTTTAACCTTTATGGAATTCCATGATCAGGAATACATCCCTCCCTTGTACCTAAAAGTCTGGCGACAGCGCTTACAATCACCGGGATACCTGGTTCCCGCTTCACTCAATATTGCCCATGCATTGGAAGACCAAGGCGACTTCAGCCGCGCTGAAATTTGGCGTCAGCACTTTATTCAATTCAGGCAGCAAGGGTTGCAGTAA